One window of the Nocardia huaxiensis genome contains the following:
- a CDS encoding NADPH-dependent FMN reductase, whose amino-acid sequence MSDALHIAVIIASTREGRFGPTVATWFAARAAEHGQLTVDLIDLADHPVSTVLGNTPDPGMSDLTARLDAADAFVVVTPEYNHSFPAGLKSVIDWHYTQWQAKPVGFVSYGGIAAGLRAVEHLRQVFAELHSTTVRDTVSFPNCWDKFGPDGNPLDPAAEVAAKTMLDQLAWWADALRTARTIRPYAA is encoded by the coding sequence ATGTCCGACGCACTGCACATCGCCGTCATCATCGCCAGCACCCGCGAGGGCCGCTTCGGCCCCACCGTGGCCACCTGGTTCGCCGCCCGCGCCGCCGAACACGGCCAACTGACCGTCGACCTCATCGACCTGGCCGACCACCCGGTCTCCACCGTCCTGGGCAACACCCCCGATCCCGGCATGTCGGACCTGACCGCCCGCCTCGACGCCGCCGACGCCTTCGTGGTGGTCACCCCCGAGTACAACCACAGCTTCCCCGCCGGCCTGAAATCCGTCATCGACTGGCACTACACCCAGTGGCAGGCCAAGCCCGTCGGCTTCGTCTCCTACGGCGGCATCGCCGCCGGCCTGCGCGCCGTCGAACACCTGCGCCAGGTCTTCGCCGAACTCCACTCCACCACCGTCCGCGACACCGTCAGCTTCCCCAACTGCTGGGACAAATTCGGCCCCGACGGCAACCCCCTCGACCCCGCCGCCGAGGTCGCCGCCAAAACCATGCTCGACCAGCTGGCCTGGTGGGCCGACGCCCTGCGCACCGCCCGCACGATCCGCCCCTACGCCGCTTGA
- a CDS encoding DHA2 family efflux MFS transporter permease subunit encodes MTTTLAPARTARVAEAPALAAIATVVTLASIMTVLDMTIVNVALDGLSGAFDAPLSTIAWVATGYTLALAAVIPVTGWAIGRFGAKNLYLTAIVLFALGSLLAGLAWNAESLIAFRVLQGLGGGMIMPIGMTVMMRASTPERMGRTMALMGLPVLIGPLAGPVLGGWLVDQASWRWIFLINLPIAVAAMVGIALVLPAETPQPGKTLDVPGLLMLSPGLAALLYGVATGGERADFTAPSVLLPTVLGAALIIGFVVRGLRVAAPVIDLKLFAHSRFRTGVVTLVLFNAAYFGSMLLAPLYWQVVRGATATQAGLYGIPQVLATGITMQIAGRLVDRFPPRRIILAGIVTAAAGFLLLTTQIQADTAYWRIAVAGVIMGIGVGSTIMPTVTTANRGLPPESAPAASTAIGIVQQMASAIGAATISVLLSTAMIREADGATLDSVRAATDHAALADGLADAFRGTYGWAVLVMALAILPALRLPRRLGSH; translated from the coding sequence ATGACCACGACACTCGCCCCGGCCCGGACCGCCCGGGTCGCCGAAGCTCCGGCTTTGGCCGCCATCGCCACCGTGGTGACCCTGGCTTCCATCATGACCGTGCTCGACATGACCATCGTCAATGTCGCCCTGGACGGCCTGTCGGGCGCTTTCGACGCGCCCCTGTCCACCATTGCCTGGGTGGCGACCGGGTACACCCTCGCCCTGGCCGCCGTCATCCCCGTGACCGGTTGGGCGATCGGCAGATTCGGCGCGAAGAACCTGTATCTGACCGCGATCGTCCTGTTCGCGCTCGGCTCACTGCTGGCGGGACTGGCCTGGAATGCGGAGTCGCTCATCGCCTTCCGCGTGCTGCAGGGGCTGGGCGGCGGCATGATCATGCCGATCGGCATGACGGTCATGATGCGCGCGTCCACTCCGGAGCGCATGGGCCGCACCATGGCGCTCATGGGTCTGCCGGTCCTGATCGGCCCGCTGGCGGGTCCGGTGCTGGGTGGCTGGCTGGTGGATCAGGCGTCGTGGCGCTGGATCTTCCTGATCAATCTGCCGATCGCGGTGGCCGCCATGGTCGGTATCGCGCTGGTGCTGCCCGCCGAAACCCCGCAGCCGGGAAAGACTTTGGATGTTCCGGGCCTGCTCATGCTGTCGCCGGGTCTGGCCGCGCTGCTCTACGGTGTCGCCACCGGCGGTGAGCGCGCGGACTTCACCGCGCCGTCCGTGCTGCTGCCCACCGTTCTCGGTGCGGCGCTGATCATCGGTTTCGTGGTGCGCGGGCTGCGCGTCGCCGCACCGGTGATCGATCTGAAGCTGTTCGCGCACAGCCGCTTCCGCACCGGCGTCGTGACTCTGGTCCTGTTCAACGCCGCCTACTTCGGTTCCATGCTGCTGGCCCCGCTGTACTGGCAGGTGGTGCGCGGCGCGACGGCCACCCAGGCGGGCCTGTACGGCATCCCGCAGGTGCTGGCCACCGGCATCACCATGCAGATCGCGGGCCGTCTGGTCGACCGGTTCCCGCCGCGCCGCATCATTCTGGCCGGAATCGTCACCGCCGCAGCCGGTTTCCTGCTGCTGACCACCCAGATCCAGGCCGACACCGCCTACTGGCGGATCGCCGTCGCGGGCGTGATCATGGGCATCGGCGTGGGCTCGACCATCATGCCGACCGTGACCACCGCCAACCGCGGCCTGCCGCCCGAGTCGGCGCCGGCCGCCTCCACCGCCATCGGCATCGTGCAGCAGATGGCCTCGGCCATCGGCGCGGCCACCATCTCGGTGTTGTTGAGCACGGCCATGATTCGCGAAGCCGACGGCGCGACCCTGGATTCGGTGCGCGCCGCCACCGACCACGCCGCCCTCGCGGACGGGCTGGCCGACGCCTTCCGCGGCACCTACGGCTGGGCGGTGCTGGTCATGGCGCTGGCGATCCTCCCCGCGCTGCGGCTGCCGCGCCGGTTGGGATCGCACTGA
- a CDS encoding ROK family protein, with protein sequence MPSPILERSHSATVATARLAPARPAVPAELRITDNPAAAVLRAATRGPIFRDIAAQTTGLSIATVNRQVSALLSAGLLRERADLTASGAVGRPRVPFEVDTDSYVTVGVHIGFTVTRIVAADLSGRILGGLEIATPQTGQDAALTIVARSAKAFLDRLPRRKPLWTGIALAGRVDPAAGVVDHPRLGWTAAPVAAVFSSILDLPVSVSAHVEAMAAAELLLSGREPGEETRPGSSLYVYARETAGIAVTLHDRVHTPANGPGSIAHLPTGSEVDCTCGRRGCFEATVGERPLLERAVRKGILPKPEAPRRPAIADLYRIADGGDAAVRELLLERAEILGRTAALVRDMFNPDRVILGGQAFTGWRPGIERVAKAFGESTTLPAADLRISRFGGRVQEFAAAVTSLSVFYADPLSAMRRAIRTAR encoded by the coding sequence ATGCCGAGCCCTATTCTCGAGCGTTCGCACAGCGCTACCGTCGCCACCGCCCGGCTGGCCCCGGCCCGCCCCGCGGTGCCCGCCGAACTGCGCATCACCGACAACCCGGCGGCCGCCGTCCTCCGCGCCGCCACCCGTGGACCCATCTTCCGCGATATCGCCGCCCAGACCACCGGGCTCAGCATCGCCACCGTGAATCGTCAAGTGTCCGCGCTGCTTTCGGCCGGACTGCTGCGCGAACGCGCCGACCTCACCGCCTCCGGCGCGGTCGGCCGCCCGCGTGTCCCGTTCGAGGTCGACACCGACTCGTATGTGACCGTCGGTGTGCACATCGGGTTCACCGTCACCCGCATCGTCGCCGCCGACCTGTCCGGCCGCATCCTCGGCGGACTCGAAATCGCCACGCCCCAAACGGGTCAGGACGCGGCGCTGACCATAGTGGCGCGCAGCGCCAAGGCGTTCCTGGACCGCCTGCCGCGCCGCAAACCGCTGTGGACCGGCATCGCGCTCGCCGGGCGCGTCGACCCGGCCGCCGGGGTCGTGGACCATCCGCGACTGGGATGGACCGCCGCGCCCGTGGCCGCCGTGTTCAGCAGCATCCTGGACCTGCCGGTCTCGGTGTCCGCCCATGTGGAGGCCATGGCCGCGGCCGAACTGCTGCTCTCCGGGCGGGAACCCGGCGAGGAGACGCGACCGGGCAGCAGCCTCTACGTCTACGCGCGTGAAACCGCCGGTATCGCAGTCACTTTGCACGATCGGGTGCACACGCCCGCCAACGGCCCCGGTTCCATCGCGCATCTGCCGACCGGCTCCGAGGTGGATTGCACCTGCGGGCGTCGCGGTTGCTTCGAAGCGACCGTCGGAGAACGGCCGCTGCTGGAGCGCGCCGTGCGCAAGGGCATCCTGCCCAAGCCGGAGGCCCCGCGCCGACCGGCCATCGCGGACCTGTACCGGATCGCCGACGGCGGCGACGCCGCGGTCCGCGAACTGCTGTTGGAGCGCGCCGAAATCCTCGGCCGCACAGCCGCTCTGGTGCGCGACATGTTCAATCCGGATCGAGTCATCCTGGGCGGCCAGGCCTTCACCGGCTGGCGGCCCGGAATAGAGCGGGTGGCAAAGGCTTTCGGCGAATCCACCACGCTGCCCGCGGCCGACCTGCGCATCTCCCGCTTCGGCGGGCGGGTACAGGAATTCGCGGCGGCGGTGACCTCGCTCAGCGTGTTCTACGCCGACCCGCTGTCGGCCATGCGCCGCGCCATCCGCACCGCGCGCTGA
- a CDS encoding DUF2207 family protein, whose translation MQIFRGVVLVALLLALAGVAGPAAHAQSDGVRITADVNLGDDGLLRVTEQVEVPAGQDFRQVLPLRVAIGDGVERKFQVTDVKSTGEGTATVAADRFTIEARPGSSTFEYTVHNTVSDTTGAQVFQWSGVLNTDVASISATVIGPDFRMGITKCTIGPPGSPEDCADIRVEPDGVAHLEKTDLRRGDLIEVTLQLPPGTVEANADIHDDNAPGPFSLTGPVFAAFGLLLAALAAAAGYVLWARRSQPGPGATALDPIERQGDRAWFASPDGVLPGTAGLLLDGHVDPRDMASTVVDLAVRSYIWVAAVSDSDWRVTRINPADEQLTKYERTVYSALLPDGTDEVLLSELRGRLPANVVRKALISDAVQRGEFVDRNQRGFEFWTGIALIVAGVGATLALWLGPERHALVGAAIALGGVVALLLPRYLPARTALGRELTGRIQGMQRGLEAVSPHTIPAPDQEMVFSRALPFMVAWRRTDQWVRTFRDLNPTADGDPGIYWFGGFEGDRNLHRFASHFPYFITEVEKLFTR comes from the coding sequence ATGCAGATTTTTCGGGGGGTCGTCCTCGTCGCGCTGCTGCTCGCGCTGGCGGGTGTGGCCGGGCCGGCCGCCCATGCCCAGTCCGACGGAGTGCGGATCACCGCGGATGTGAATCTCGGTGACGACGGTCTGCTGCGGGTCACCGAGCAGGTGGAAGTGCCTGCCGGACAGGATTTCCGCCAGGTGCTGCCGCTGCGCGTCGCGATCGGCGACGGCGTGGAACGCAAGTTCCAGGTCACCGATGTGAAATCGACGGGCGAGGGGACGGCGACGGTGGCGGCGGACCGCTTCACCATCGAGGCGCGCCCCGGCTCCTCGACCTTCGAGTACACGGTGCACAACACGGTCAGCGACACCACGGGTGCGCAGGTTTTCCAGTGGTCAGGGGTGCTGAACACGGATGTGGCGTCGATCAGCGCCACGGTGATCGGCCCGGACTTCCGGATGGGGATCACCAAGTGCACCATCGGCCCGCCGGGAAGTCCGGAGGACTGCGCGGACATTCGCGTCGAACCGGACGGTGTGGCGCATCTGGAGAAAACGGATCTGCGCAGGGGCGATCTCATCGAGGTGACCTTGCAGCTGCCGCCGGGCACGGTCGAGGCGAACGCGGATATCCACGATGACAATGCGCCCGGCCCGTTTTCGCTGACCGGACCGGTGTTCGCGGCGTTCGGCCTGCTGCTGGCGGCGCTGGCCGCGGCGGCCGGATACGTACTCTGGGCGCGACGTTCGCAGCCCGGACCGGGTGCGACGGCGCTCGACCCGATCGAGCGGCAGGGCGACCGGGCCTGGTTCGCCTCCCCCGACGGCGTGCTGCCGGGTACGGCGGGCCTGCTGCTGGACGGTCACGTGGATCCCCGCGACATGGCGTCGACGGTGGTGGATCTGGCTGTGCGCAGCTACATCTGGGTGGCCGCGGTGAGCGATTCGGATTGGCGTGTCACGCGGATCAATCCGGCCGACGAGCAGCTCACGAAGTACGAGCGCACGGTGTATTCGGCCCTGCTGCCGGACGGCACCGACGAGGTGCTGCTGTCGGAGCTGCGCGGTAGGTTGCCCGCGAATGTGGTTCGCAAGGCGCTGATCTCGGATGCCGTGCAGCGCGGCGAGTTCGTGGACCGGAACCAGCGCGGTTTCGAATTCTGGACGGGTATCGCGCTGATCGTGGCCGGTGTGGGCGCGACGCTCGCGCTGTGGCTCGGCCCGGAACGGCATGCGCTGGTCGGTGCGGCCATCGCGCTCGGCGGCGTGGTGGCGCTGCTGCTGCCGCGCTATCTTCCGGCGCGCACCGCCCTCGGCCGGGAGCTCACCGGGCGCATTCAGGGCATGCAGCGCGGCTTGGAAGCCGTTTCACCGCACACCATTCCGGCCCCGGATCAGGAGATGGTGTTCTCCCGCGCGCTGCCGTTCATGGTGGCGTGGCGGCGCACCGATCAGTGGGTCCGCACCTTCCGCGATCTGAATCCGACCGCCGACGGTGACCCCGGCATCTACTGGTTCGGCGGCTTCGAGGGCGACCGCAATCTGCACCGCTTCGCGAGCCACTTCCCCTATTTCATCACCGAGGTGGAAAAGCTGTTCACCCGCTGA
- a CDS encoding neutral zinc metallopeptidase has product MAAPPVPSSGYTPQPGYRAPLPPPNVHTGSIPQAQRPAKPRRGRWGTLLVILVVLVTGVLLRTALNTGLDTAGSGDSVRTTYPSEPGGSTGVAETANNPLVTGADLTLVPAGCKYTPWSTDVDTARTFFETAAACLEKAWQPLFADVGLTFEAPKLVVSEDTSGITTLCTGNSSNFAAFYCSADKTIYMPISQLQTDLIKDNWVVYLSVFAHEYGHHVQAQSGILGKVHAQRREAGTRSATGLELSRRTELQANCFDGMYLASSAGGGSLTSAQIGVARSDMYHRGDSSGDMRDHGSSQNSGAWFELGYDKNRTSQCNTFSASASKVN; this is encoded by the coding sequence ATGGCCGCGCCGCCCGTGCCGTCCTCCGGATACACGCCGCAACCGGGCTATCGCGCGCCGCTGCCGCCGCCGAACGTGCACACCGGCAGCATTCCGCAGGCGCAGCGGCCCGCGAAACCGCGCCGCGGGCGTTGGGGCACACTGCTTGTCATTCTGGTCGTGCTGGTCACCGGTGTGCTGCTGCGCACCGCGTTGAACACCGGCCTCGACACGGCCGGTTCCGGCGACAGCGTGCGGACCACCTACCCGTCCGAACCCGGCGGCAGCACCGGCGTCGCGGAAACCGCGAACAATCCGCTGGTCACCGGTGCGGACCTCACCCTCGTCCCGGCCGGTTGCAAGTACACGCCGTGGAGCACCGACGTCGACACCGCGCGCACCTTCTTCGAAACCGCCGCCGCCTGCCTCGAAAAGGCTTGGCAGCCACTGTTCGCCGACGTGGGGCTCACCTTCGAAGCGCCGAAACTCGTGGTCTCCGAGGACACCTCGGGCATCACCACGCTGTGCACCGGCAACAGCTCCAATTTCGCGGCCTTCTACTGCTCGGCCGACAAAACCATCTACATGCCGATCAGTCAGTTGCAGACCGATCTGATCAAGGACAACTGGGTCGTCTACCTGTCGGTGTTCGCCCACGAGTACGGGCATCACGTGCAGGCGCAGTCCGGCATCCTCGGCAAGGTGCACGCGCAGCGGCGGGAAGCGGGCACGCGCAGCGCCACCGGGCTCGAACTGTCCCGCCGAACCGAGTTGCAGGCCAACTGTTTCGACGGCATGTATCTGGCGTCCTCCGCCGGCGGCGGCTCCCTCACTTCCGCCCAGATCGGCGTCGCCCGCTCGGACATGTACCACCGCGGGGACTCCTCCGGCGACATGCGCGATCACGGCTCCTCCCAGAACAGCGGCGCCTGGTTCGAACTCGGCTACGACAAGAACCGCACCTCCCAGTGCAATACGTTCTCGGCGTCAGCCAGCAAGGTGAATTAG
- a CDS encoding ammonium transporter — MTPTLDAAATAWLLAATAMVLLMTPGLAIFYGGMVRSSGVLNMLMMSFISIPLVTVAWLVFGYSLAFAPDAGGGLIGNLEFLGLSGIDPNTLHVVDATTGAAVPELLYVTFQLTFAILTVALVSGAIADRAKFSAWMIFVPVWALIVYAPIAHWVWTSDGWLFKLGTLDYAGGLVVEIASGASALAMALVLGPRIGFKVDAMRPHNLPFVLLGAGLLWFGWFGFNAGSALNANGMASAVFLNTLVAGCLGMLGWLVVEQVRDGRPTTFGAASGAVAGLVAITPSCGSVNTLGALIVGLVAGVVCSFAVGLKFKGGYDDSLDVVGVHFVGGVVGTLLIGLLANAVMTNGAEGLLYGGGLAQLGKQAVGVLVVALFAFGVTFALGKVIDKTIGFRVSREDEVGGIDFALHAETAYAEGVHGHNPRKFGEGPFGH; from the coding sequence ATGACACCGACACTCGATGCGGCGGCGACAGCCTGGCTGTTGGCCGCGACCGCAATGGTGCTGCTGATGACACCGGGCCTGGCGATTTTCTACGGCGGCATGGTGCGATCCTCCGGCGTGCTCAACATGCTGATGATGAGCTTCATCTCGATTCCGCTGGTCACCGTGGCGTGGCTGGTCTTCGGGTACAGCCTCGCCTTCGCACCGGACGCCGGCGGCGGGCTCATCGGAAACCTGGAATTCCTGGGGCTTTCCGGCATCGACCCGAACACCCTGCACGTCGTCGACGCCACGACCGGTGCGGCGGTGCCGGAACTGCTGTACGTGACCTTCCAGCTCACCTTCGCGATTCTGACCGTGGCGCTGGTCAGCGGCGCCATCGCGGATCGCGCCAAGTTCTCCGCGTGGATGATCTTCGTTCCGGTGTGGGCGCTCATCGTGTACGCCCCGATCGCGCACTGGGTGTGGACCTCGGACGGCTGGCTGTTCAAGCTCGGCACGCTCGACTACGCGGGCGGCCTGGTGGTCGAGATCGCTTCGGGCGCTTCGGCTCTGGCCATGGCGCTGGTGCTGGGACCGCGCATCGGGTTCAAGGTGGACGCCATGCGCCCGCACAATCTGCCCTTCGTGCTGCTGGGCGCGGGTCTGCTGTGGTTCGGCTGGTTCGGGTTCAACGCCGGTTCGGCCTTGAACGCCAATGGCATGGCCTCCGCGGTGTTCCTGAACACGCTGGTGGCCGGTTGCCTCGGCATGCTGGGCTGGCTCGTGGTGGAGCAGGTGCGCGACGGCCGGCCGACCACCTTCGGTGCGGCCTCGGGTGCGGTGGCCGGTCTGGTGGCCATCACGCCGTCGTGCGGTTCGGTGAACACGCTGGGCGCGCTGATCGTGGGTCTGGTTGCGGGCGTGGTGTGTTCGTTCGCGGTGGGCCTGAAGTTCAAGGGCGGCTACGACGATTCGCTCGACGTGGTGGGTGTGCACTTCGTCGGCGGCGTGGTGGGCACGCTGCTGATCGGCCTGCTGGCCAACGCTGTCATGACGAACGGCGCGGAGGGTCTGCTCTACGGCGGCGGGCTCGCCCAGCTGGGCAAGCAGGCGGTCGGCGTGCTCGTGGTGGCGCTGTTCGCCTTCGGTGTGACCTTCGCGCTCGGCAAGGTCATCGACAAGACCATCGGGTTCCGCGTGAGCCGGGAGGACGAGGTCGGCGGCATCGACTTCGCCCTCCACGCGGAAACCGCCTACGCCGAAGGCGTGCACGGGCACAACCCGCGCAAATTCGGTGAGGGGCCGTTCGGACACTGA
- a CDS encoding DNA polymerase III subunit gamma and tau, producing MALYRKYRPATFAEVVGQEHVTDPLSTALDTGRISHAYLFSGPRGCGKTSSARILARSLNCVQGPTSKPCGVCPSCVALGPGGSGNLDVIELDAASHGGVDDTRELRDRAFYAPAESRYRVFIVDEAHMVTTAGFNALLKIVEEPPAHLIFVFATTEPDKVLPTIRSRTHHYPFRLLPPATMRGLLGKICDQEHVPVEESVYPLVIRAGGGSPRDSLSVLDQLLAGAGPEGVTYPRAVSLLGVTDVALIDDAVEALAASDGATLFGTIDRVVEAGHDPRRFATDLLERLRDLILLRAVPDAAARNLVTGPGDVLDRMHDQAERLGPAALARYAELLHEGLGDMRGATNPRLLLEVIGARMLLPAASDSETATLQRLEQLERRMAGGALPAAAPSAPAARPADDGSVQSAPRPAQSEGGSPRRRGAEALAALRAEKTGTPPTAAPQQQSAAPVQAAPQQQPPQQTASVQQPVAPQSAAAPVDTQSAAQPAAVRPPEMSGVRTENIAAHPAERAAAQQPSASGPVPATGEVPAEAERHIGQDAAPAHADSAAGQPAAPAGAADAAARQAHAVSGESTAGLDAEPANSAAAQEPSDAPLATDAKQVPEEGDEPLPMAFSAQSSAPAGNPAQASPAVAAADPDFENVVPQANPSSAADIPVTEEDRSGDSGEIGAPPVQASPLAAEPAVAHDVSFAGQNVVAAPEVGVAPAAEDGLSGAAGSVSADLSAPVQDVADSGVAGVPLGDEALREIEAAWADIRAKVREFGATVQAMLSGASVARMEGETIVLAHPAAPLAQRLSQPKNVEAVRSAVRAVLGRDHDVRWEVAGAVQAAPAKTAGGRGGGAGRGPGRESGGGKEPVRFTRPSQAAGKSPAESGGGDSGATGWGTGGAGGTGGGWGAPAGGSGGSAGAAGPSGDSAVAMRNAPVEDDIPLPDGPDLPDDPGPVDYSPVGYDGVPPASTEEEEREMLAQAAEPVAPGDRRDPDEVALELLKQELGATPLEG from the coding sequence GTGGCTCTGTACCGGAAGTACCGACCGGCAACGTTCGCTGAAGTGGTGGGTCAGGAGCACGTCACCGATCCCCTGAGTACCGCGCTCGACACCGGCCGGATCAGTCATGCGTATCTGTTCTCCGGCCCGCGCGGATGCGGCAAGACATCGTCCGCGCGCATCCTCGCGCGCTCGCTGAACTGCGTGCAGGGCCCGACCTCGAAACCGTGCGGCGTGTGCCCGTCCTGTGTGGCGCTGGGCCCCGGCGGTTCCGGCAACCTCGACGTCATCGAGCTCGACGCCGCCAGCCACGGCGGTGTGGACGACACCCGTGAACTGCGCGACCGCGCCTTCTACGCGCCCGCCGAATCCCGCTACCGCGTCTTCATCGTCGACGAGGCGCACATGGTCACCACCGCGGGCTTCAACGCGCTGCTCAAGATCGTGGAAGAGCCGCCCGCCCACCTCATCTTCGTCTTCGCCACCACCGAACCGGACAAGGTGCTGCCCACCATCCGGTCGCGCACCCACCACTACCCGTTCCGCCTGCTGCCGCCCGCCACCATGCGTGGCCTGCTCGGCAAGATCTGCGACCAGGAGCACGTCCCGGTCGAAGAATCCGTGTACCCCTTGGTGATTCGCGCCGGCGGCGGCTCCCCCCGCGACAGCCTCAGCGTCCTCGACCAGCTCCTCGCGGGCGCGGGCCCCGAAGGCGTCACCTACCCCCGCGCGGTCTCCCTGCTCGGCGTCACCGACGTGGCCCTCATCGACGACGCCGTCGAAGCCCTCGCCGCCTCCGACGGCGCCACCCTCTTCGGCACCATCGACCGCGTGGTCGAGGCGGGCCACGACCCCCGTCGCTTCGCCACCGACCTCCTCGAACGCCTCCGCGACCTCATCCTCCTGCGTGCCGTCCCCGACGCCGCCGCCCGCAACCTGGTCACCGGCCCCGGCGACGTCCTCGACCGCATGCACGACCAGGCCGAGCGCCTCGGCCCCGCCGCCCTCGCCCGCTACGCCGAACTCCTGCACGAGGGCCTCGGCGACATGCGCGGCGCCACCAACCCCCGCCTCCTGCTCGAGGTGATCGGCGCCCGCATGCTCCTCCCCGCCGCCTCCGACTCCGAAACCGCCACCCTCCAGCGCCTGGAACAACTGGAACGCCGCATGGCAGGCGGAGCCCTGCCCGCCGCCGCCCCGAGTGCTCCGGCAGCCCGCCCGGCAGACGACGGGAGCGTCCAATCCGCCCCGCGCCCAGCCCAATCCGAGGGTGGTTCCCCACGCCGCCGCGGCGCGGAAGCCCTCGCCGCCCTGCGCGCCGAAAAGACCGGCACCCCGCCGACCGCCGCGCCGCAACAGCAGTCCGCCGCCCCGGTGCAGGCCGCACCCCAGCAGCAACCGCCGCAGCAGACGGCGTCGGTGCAACAGCCTGTCGCGCCGCAGTCGGCCGCCGCGCCGGTTGATACCCAGAGCGCCGCGCAGCCCGCTGCTGTCCGCCCGCCTGAGATGAGTGGGGTGCGCACTGAGAACATCGCTGCCCACCCCGCCGAACGCGCTGCGGCGCAACAGCCTTCCGCTTCCGGGCCTGTTCCGGCGACCGGGGAGGTCCCTGCTGAGGCCGAGCGGCACATCGGCCAAGATGCTGCGCCCGCGCACGCCGATTCGGCGGCGGGGCAACCGGCTGCGCCCGCGGGGGCCGCCGACGCGGCCGCGCGACAGGCTCATGCCGTCAGTGGTGAGTCCACAGCTGGGCTGGATGCCGAGCCTGCGAATTCGGCTGCAGCGCAAGAGCCCTCCGATGCACCTCTTGCTACCGATGCGAAGCAGGTTCCCGAGGAGGGGGACGAGCCGCTGCCCATGGCCTTCTCGGCTCAGTCCTCGGCACCGGCCGGTAATCCCGCGCAGGCGTCGCCCGCGGTCGCGGCTGCCGATCCGGACTTTGAAAACGTTGTGCCGCAAGCGAATCCTTCATCTGCGGCGGACATTCCGGTGACTGAGGAGGACCGCTCCGGCGATTCCGGCGAAATTGGCGCGCCGCCGGTGCAGGCGAGCCCGCTGGCCGCTGAACCTGCTGTGGCGCATGATGTTTCGTTCGCAGGTCAGAATGTCGTCGCTGCGCCGGAAGTCGGCGTCGCGCCCGCTGCGGAGGACGGTCTTTCCGGGGCTGCGGGATCCGTCTCGGCCGACCTGTCGGCGCCTGTTCAGGACGTCGCCGATTCCGGGGTGGCCGGGGTGCCGCTGGGGGATGAGGCGCTGCGGGAGATCGAGGCTGCCTGGGCGGATATTCGGGCGAAGGTGCGGGAGTTCGGGGCGACCGTGCAGGCGATGTTGTCCGGGGCGAGTGTGGCTCGGATGGAGGGGGAGACGATTGTGCTGGCGCATCCGGCGGCGCCGTTGGCGCAGCGGTTGTCGCAGCCGAAGAATGTGGAGGCGGTGCGGTCCGCGGTGCGGGCGGTGCTGGGGCGGGATCATGACGTGCGGTGGGAGGTGGCGGGGGCGGTGCAGGCCGCGCCCGCGAAGACCGCGGGTGGGCGCGGTGGCGGGGCCGGGCGGGGGCCCGGGCGGGAGAGTGGCGGCGGTAAGGAGCCGGTCAGATTCACCCGGCCGAGTCAGGCGGCGGGGAAGAGCCCTGCCGAATCGGGTGGCGGTGACAGTGGCGCGACCGGATGGGGGACGGGCGGAGCCGGTGGGACCGGCGGTGGCTGGGGTGCGCCTGCGGGCGGATCCGGTGGTTCGGCGGGTGCCGCCGGTCCTTCCGGGGACAGTGCC